In Phoenix dactylifera cultivar Barhee BC4 chromosome 11, palm_55x_up_171113_PBpolish2nd_filt_p, whole genome shotgun sequence, the following are encoded in one genomic region:
- the LOC103713228 gene encoding uncharacterized protein ycf23-like: MAHGAVTGALPIPYCSTAHRGASPFLRSNPGSAFRLWTAVGDRRLARKWPASFTTRASVSTTKAAVLGDFRDKRALKIISGLQNFDKDSVASVVIAAEKGGATHVDIACDPELVKLALNLTSLPICVSSVDPVAFPAAVEAGAQMVEIGNYDCFYEMGIQFSSDQILKLTRETKKILPSITLSVTVPHTLSLPDQVKLAELLEQEGADIIQTEGGKCSNPSKPGILGLIEKAAPTLAAAYSISRAVKIPVMCSSGLSAVTAPMAITAGAAGVGVGSAVNKLNDVIAMIAEVKSIADSLGLSTRCVSEEFRILQP, encoded by the exons ATGGCGCATGGAGCAGTGACCGGAGCTCTTCCAATTCCGTACTGTTCTACTGCTCATCGAGGCGCTTCTCCTTTCCTTCGAAGCAATCCCGGCTCAGCTTTTCGTCTCTGGACGGCGGTTGGTGACCGGCGATTGGCAAGAAAATGGCCGGCTTCGTTCACGACGAGAGCATCGGTTTCAACCACAAAGGCGGCCGTGCTCGGAGATTTTCGTGATAAAAGAGCTCTAAAG ATCATCTCAGGACTTCAAAATTTTGACAAGGACAGTGTTGCATCTGTTGTTATCGCTGCAGAGAAG GGTGGTGCCACTCATGTTGATATAGCTTGTGATCCGGAGTTAGTAAAGCTGGCTTTGAACTTAACCTCTCTTCCG ATTTGTGTCTCTTCAGTAGATCCCGTGGCATTCCCCGCTGCAGTGGAAGCAGGTGCTCAAATG GTGGAAATTGGAAATTATGATTGCTTCTATGAGATGGGTATCCAATTTTCTTCAGACCAG ATACTAAAGCTAACTCGGGAAACAAAGAAGATTCTTCCATCTATCACACTTTCTGTAACTGTGCCTCACACCCTAAGTCTCCCTGATCAG GTGAAGCTGGCAGAGTTACTAGAACAGGAGGGTGCTGATATCATCCAAACTGAAGGGGGGAAATGCTCCAATCCCTCAAAACCTGGCATTCTTGGCTTGATTGAGAAG GCAGCACCAACACTAGCAGCTGCATATTCTATCTCACGAGCAGTCAAAATTCCAGTTATGTGTTCATCTGGACTAAGCGCAGTTACAGCACCAATGGCCATAACAGCCGGAGCAGCTGGCGTG GGCGTTGGTTCAGCTGTGAATAAACTCAATGATGTGATCGCAATGATTGCAGAGGTCAAAAGCATAGCTGACTCATTAGGTCTATCAACCAGATGTGTGTCTGAAGAATTTAGAATTCTCCAGCCTTAG